One genomic segment of Solidesulfovibrio magneticus RS-1 includes these proteins:
- a CDS encoding DegT/DnrJ/EryC1/StrS family aminotransferase — translation MSKMKVPFGTISIPPRAKELINEALEIKRVSCGRMVRQFEEGFAKLLGMPHAVAVATGTDADALALALLHDFGATPESEVIIPALSFVATGNAVLHARLTPKFVDIDRKTLNIDVSKIEAAITERTKAIMPVHLMGKPADMDPIMDIAARYNLTVVEDAAEAHGMLYKGKPAGAIGHLGAFSLYVAHIISTIEGGIITCRSEEHAEILISLRSHGRGCSCPSCVLSTTQSYCAKRFRDGQDIRFTFPRVGYSCKMNELEAAVGLANIDVYEDIVATRHANLKYVLDRFERFAPFLSTITEESWEKIGPHAIPVVVNEAASFTRDELASYLEQNGVETRTLFASMPTQCPGFAYLGHQLGEFPVAEYMGHNGFHIGCHHDLGIAEMEYFLHVLDKFLTERQS, via the coding sequence GGTCCGCCAGTTCGAAGAAGGCTTTGCCAAGCTGCTCGGCATGCCCCACGCCGTAGCCGTGGCCACGGGCACCGACGCTGACGCCCTGGCCCTGGCCTTGCTGCACGACTTTGGGGCCACCCCGGAAAGCGAAGTCATCATTCCGGCCCTGTCGTTTGTGGCCACCGGCAACGCCGTGCTCCACGCCCGGCTGACCCCGAAGTTCGTGGACATCGACCGCAAGACCCTTAACATCGACGTCTCCAAGATCGAAGCGGCCATCACCGAACGCACCAAGGCCATCATGCCTGTGCACCTCATGGGCAAGCCGGCGGACATGGACCCCATCATGGACATCGCCGCCCGCTACAATCTCACCGTGGTGGAAGACGCCGCCGAAGCCCACGGCATGCTTTACAAAGGCAAGCCGGCAGGGGCCATCGGCCATCTCGGGGCCTTTAGTCTGTACGTCGCCCACATCATTTCCACCATCGAGGGCGGCATCATCACGTGCCGCAGCGAAGAGCACGCCGAGATCCTCATTTCCCTGCGCTCCCACGGACGGGGCTGCTCCTGCCCGTCCTGCGTGCTCTCCACCACTCAGAGCTACTGCGCCAAACGTTTCCGCGACGGCCAGGACATCCGCTTCACTTTCCCCCGGGTGGGCTATTCCTGCAAAATGAACGAACTGGAAGCCGCCGTGGGCCTAGCCAACATCGACGTCTACGAAGACATCGTGGCCACCCGGCACGCCAACCTCAAATACGTCCTGGACCGGTTCGAGCGCTTCGCCCCCTTCCTCTCCACCATCACCGAGGAGTCCTGGGAGAAGATCGGCCCCCACGCCATTCCCGTGGTGGTCAACGAAGCCGCCTCCTTTACCCGCGACGAGCTGGCTTCGTACCTGGAACAAAACGGCGTCGAGACCCGCACCCTTTTCGCCTCCATGCCCACCCAGTGCCCCGGCTTCGCCTACCTCGGCCACCAACTCGGCGAATTTCCGGTGGCCGAATACATGGGGCACAACGGTTTCCACATCGGCTGCCACCATGATCTCGGCATCGCCGAAATGGAGTATTTCCTCCACGTCCTGGACAAGTTCCTCACCGAGCGCCAGTCCTAA